One window of the Gammaproteobacteria bacterium genome contains the following:
- a CDS encoding DUF308 domain-containing protein, with the protein METSLEKPMRTDNTPIEGIVNATWISVGAALVLIMLGAVAALLPLAVGIAMGILIVWIVLFSGLAHLVHAWDARGHALFRWRLLVGMMYMAAAVYLILRPTYDLRALTLFIGGMFAVEAVLLLAGAYWMRRRKGSGWMALDAALTLLLAACILVMWPWTSPWMLGVLMGLDVIASGLVFLGLLRDIGVWRPRVPA; encoded by the coding sequence TCGTCAACGCCACCTGGATCTCGGTGGGCGCGGCCCTGGTGCTCATCATGCTCGGCGCGGTGGCGGCGCTTTTGCCGCTGGCGGTGGGGATCGCCATGGGCATCCTGATCGTGTGGATCGTGCTGTTCAGCGGCCTTGCGCACCTGGTGCATGCCTGGGACGCGCGCGGACACGCACTGTTCCGGTGGCGCCTGCTGGTGGGCATGATGTACATGGCCGCCGCCGTCTACCTGATACTGCGCCCCACTTACGACCTGCGCGCCCTCACGCTGTTCATCGGCGGCATGTTCGCGGTGGAGGCGGTGCTGCTGCTGGCAGGTGCGTACTGGATGCGCCGCCGCAAGGGCAGCGGCTGGATGGCGCTGGATGCCGCGCTCACGCTGCTCCTGGCCGCCTGCATCCTGGTCATGTGGCCCTGGACTTCGCCCTGGATGCTGGGTGTGCTGATGGGGCTGGACGTGATCGCGAGCGGGCTCGTGTTCCTGGGCCTGCTGCGCGACATCGGTGTGTGGCGCCCGCGGGTACCGGCATGA